The proteins below come from a single Oncorhynchus tshawytscha isolate Ot180627B linkage group LG22, Otsh_v2.0, whole genome shotgun sequence genomic window:
- the LOC112221869 gene encoding kelch-like protein 12, producing the protein MAPKDIMTNSHAKSILNAMNALRKSNTLCDITLRVENTDFPVHRIVLAACSDYFCAMFTSELSEKGKSFVDIQGLTASTMEILLDFVYTETVLVTVENVQELLPAACLLQLKGVKRACCDFLDSQLDPTNCLGIRDFAETHNCLDLMQAAELFSQKHFPEVVQHEEFMLLCQNEVEKLVKCDEIQVDSEEPVFEAVLNWVKHNRKERETYLSEMLEHVRMPLLTPRYITDVIDSEPLIRCSLPCRDLVDEAKKFHLRPELRSEMQGPRTQARLGAKEVLLVIGGFGSQQSPIDIVEKYDPKTQEWSFLPNIARKRRYVATVSLNDRVYVIGGYDGRSRLSSVECLDYTADEDGIWYNVATMNVRRGLAGATTLGDMIYVAGGFDGSRRHTSMERYDPNIDQWSMLGDMQTAREGAGLVVASGLIYCLGGYDGLNILNSVERYDPHTGHWTNVTPMATKRSGASVALLNDHIYVVGGFDGTAHLDSVEFYNIRTDYWTTVASMTTPRCYVGATVLRGRLYAIAGYDGNSLLSSIECYDPVIDNWEVVTSMATQRCDAGVCVLREK; encoded by the exons ATGGCTCCCAAAGACATCATGACCAACTCCCATGCCAAATCCATCCTCAATGCCATGAACGCACTTCGTAAGAGCAACACACTCTGTGACATCACTTTGAGAGTGGAGAATACTGACTTTCCTGTGCACCGCATTGTCCTGGCAGCCTGCAGTGACTACTTCTGCGCCATGTTCACCAGCGAG CTGTCAGAGAAAGGGAAATCCTTCGTAGACATTCAGGGGTTGACTGCGTCCACCATGGAGATCCTGCTGGACTTTGTTTACACAGAGACAGTCCTGGTCACAGTGGAGAATGTCCAGGAACTGCTTcctgctgcctgtctgctgcAGCTCAAAG GAGTGAAAAGAGCATGTTGTGACTTTCTGGATAGTCAGCTTGATCCCACAAACTGCCTGGGCATTCGGGACTTTGCTGAGACCCACAATTGCCTTGACCTGATGCAGGCCGCTGAGCTCTTCTCTCAGAAGCACTTCCCTGAGGTTGTTCAACATGAGGAGTTTATGCTGCTCTGCCAGAACgaggttgaaaaactagttaaATGCGATGAAATCCAG GTGGACTCAGAGGAGCCTGTATTCGAGGCAGTGTTGAATTGGGTTAAACACaataggaaagagagggagacgtaTTTATCGGAGATGCTGGAGCATGTGCGGATGCCTTTGCTCACTCCGCGCTATATCACAGACGTTATCGACTCAGAG CCCCTCATTCGATGCAGTCTTCCCTGTCGAGACCTTGTGGATGAGGCCAAGAAATTTCACCTTAGACCTGAGCTGAGGAGTGAGATGCAGGGGCCACGCACCCAAGCCAGATTAG GTGCCAAGGAGGTCCTGCTCGTTATTGGAGGATTCGGCAGTCAACAATCCCCTATAGATATTGTTGAGAAGTATGATCCTAAAACTCAGGAGTGGAGCTTTTTACCT AACATTGCTCGGAAAAGGCGTTACGTGGCTACCGTGTCCCTCAATGACCGCGTGTATGTGATTGGCGGCTACGATGGTCGATCGCGGCTTAGCTCGGTGGAGTGCTTGGACTACACGGCCGACGAGGATGGTATCTGGTACAACGTCGCCACTATGAATGTACGGCGGGGCCTTGCCGGGGCGACAACACTCGGAG ATATGATCTATGTTGCTGGAGGCTTTGATGGTAGTCGCCGTCACACCAGCATGGAACGATATGACCCCAATATTGACCAGTGGAGTATGTTGGGGGACATGCAGACAGCCAGGGAAGGGGCTGGCCTAGTGGTGGCTAGTGGACTCATATACTGTCTAG GTGGGTACGACGGATTGAACATCCTCAATTCAGTGGAACGGTATGACcctcacacaggacactggactAATGTTACCCCCATGGCTACCAAACGCTCAG GGGCCAGTGTAGCCTTGCTCAACGACCACATCTATGTGGTGGGAGGCTTCGATGGAACAGCGCATCTTGACTCGGTGGAGTTTTACAACATTAGGACAGACTATTGGACCACGGTAGCCAGTATGACCACTCCCCGCTGCTACGTGGGAGCTACTGTCCTCCGGGGACGACTCTACGCCATAGCTGG GTATGATGGAAACTCCCTTCTGAGCAGTATCGAGTGTTACGACCCAGTGATTGACAACTGGGAGGTGGTCACCTCCATGGCCACACAGCGCTGCGATGCAGGAGTGTGTGTCCTGCGAGAAAAGTGA